The proteins below are encoded in one region of Leishmania mexicana MHOM/GT/2001/U1103 complete genome, chromosome 27:
- a CDS encoding putative flap endonuclease-1 (FEN-1) translates to MGILGLSKLLYDKSPNAIREQEMKNFFGRRIAIDASMSIYQFIIAMKGFQDGQGLELTNEKGDVTSHLNGLFARTLRMIDEGIKPIYVFDGKPPKLKADELEARRQKAAEAEKEFEKAKDAGDDEMMEKMSKRTVRVSREQIDESKKLLRLMGIPVIQAPSEAEAQCAELVKKGKAWAVGTEDMDALTFGSTIMLRHLNISDAKKRPVAEIHLDEVLQTTGLSMDQFVDLCILLGCDYVPKVPGIGPQKAWEGIQRYGSIESFLESLDTTKHPVPADFYYKEARAFFQNPEVTRAEEIDIQFSEPDEAGLIQFLVKEKLFNPDRVDKGIARLRTALTRKTQGRLDSFFTVTKVPQQTAAARAPLAGTKRPRDGKLVHVSGTLRKATSGHKKAVKK, encoded by the coding sequence ATGGGAATCTTAGGTTTATCAAAGCTGCTCTACGATAAGTCCCCAAATGCCATCCGGGAGCAAGAGATGAAGAACTTCTTCGGGCGTCGCATCGCCATCGACGCCTCCATGAGCATTTACCAGTTCATTATTGCCATGAAGGGGTTCCAGGACGGGCAGGGATTGGAGCTCACAAACGAAAAGGGTGATGTGACGTCACACCTCAACGGGCTCTTTGCCAGAACTCTCCGCATGATCGATGAGGGGATCAAGCCCATCTACGTCTTTGATGGCAAGCCTCCGAAATTAAAGGCCgacgagctggaggcgcgccgccagAAGGCTGCtgaggcagagaaggagtTTGAGAAAGCGAAAGATGCTGGTGACGACGAAATGATGGAGAAGATGAGTAAGCGAACGGTGCGCGTGAGTCGAGAACAAATTGACGAGAGCAAGAAGCTTCTACGGCTCATGGGGATTCCTGTGATCCAAGCACCTTCGGAAGCCGAGGCTCAGTGCGCAGAGCTGGTGAAGAAGGGCAAGGCTTGGGCGGTGGGCACGGAGGATATGGACGCCTTGACGTTTGGCTCCACGATCATGCTCCGCCATCTGAACATTAGCGACGCCAAGAAGCGACCCGTTGCAGAAATTCACCTCGACGAGGTGCTGCAAACAACGGGTTTGTCCATGGACCAGTTCGTTGATCTTTGCATTCTTCTCGGATGCGACTACGTTCCCAAGGTTCCCGGGATCGGGCCGCAAAAGGCGTGGGAGGGCATTCAACGCTATGGCAGCATCGAGTCGTTTCTGGAGTCTCTGGACACCACGAAGCACCCTGTGCCTGCCGACTTTTATTACAAGGAGGCCCGCGCCTTCTTCCAGAATCCGGAGGTGACTCGCGCGGAAGAGATCGACATTCAATTCTCGGAGCCAGACGAGGCTGGGCTGATTCAGTTTCTTGTGAAGGAGAAGCTGTTCAACCCCGATCGCGTCGACAAAGGCATCGCGCGGCTGAGGACTGCCCTCACCAGGAAAACGCAGGGACGACTGGACAGTTTCTTTACCGTCACCAAGGTACCCCAGCAgacagccgctgcgcgtgcgccgctcgcTGGTACAAAGAGGCCGCGCGATGGAAAACTCGTGCACGTCTCCGGAACTCTACGAAAGGCAACGAGCGGCCACAAAAAAGCTGTGAAGAAGTAG